TTCACCTCCTTTTGATGGTTGTGTGTGCATTAATAATTTAACCAGTAATAAAAATAATAAACTGGCAAATAATTAAACTTTTTCCATAAAAAAACCAAAAATCTTTTTTAAAAAGATTTTTGGTTTTTAAACTAATATTAAATAAATTTAATTTTTTAATTTAATGTAACTTTGTCAAATTTATCGGCAAACCTCTCTTCTGCTGCATTCTCAATACGCATTATTTCTTCGCTGTCGCCGTTTTCAAGCATCTTCATATATGCTTCTTGAGTCTCATTTAAAATACGCATGTCTTTAATCAAATGAGTCATGTATAGATCGCCTGTCCCATTTTGCCTGCTGCCAAGAAACTCTCCAGGCCCTCTCATCTCAAGGTCTTTTTGCGCTATTAAAAATCCATCGTTTGAACTGACCAGCATACTTAATCTCTCATATGCAGGGCCTGTATCTGCTTCTGTTACTAAAAAGCAAAAGGATTCTTTTTCTCCCCTACCTACTCTTCCTCTTAATTGGTGCAAAGTAGACAACCCGAACATCTCAGCGTTTTCTATGACCATTATAGTAGCGTTTGGAACATTTACGCCAACTTCAACAACTGTCGTCGCCACTAAGACTTTTATTTCACCAGAATAAAATCCGTTTATTATCTCCTGTTTTTTCTTTGCGCTCAACTTCCCATGCAGCATAGCAACGCTTCCTTTAGGAAAGATTTTAGAAAGTTCAGCCAGTACGTCAGCTGCACTCCTTTTTGGGAAATCCTCGTTTTCTTCTATAAGCGGGCAGACCACATAACACTGCGAGCCATCCACTATGCTTTTTTTTATGTAGCCATACATATCAAGACGCTTTTGCTCGCTTACTATAAAAGTTTTTACTTTTTTTCTTAAAGGAGGCATTTCATCTACTATAGAAATATCCAAGTTCTTATAAAGCACCATTGCAAGCGTCCTTGGTATCGGCGTAGCTGACATGATCATTACATGCGGGGTACCTTTAGCCTCAAATGCCGCACGCTGCGACACCCCGAAACGGTGCTGCTCATCAGCTATAACCAAACCTAAATTCGGCGGAACCACGTTTTCATAAAACAGCGCATGCGTACCAAATACTAAATCTGCCTCTCCTTTGTTTATACGCTCCTTTACTTCTTTTTTTTCAGATGCACTCATAGATCCTACAAGCAGCTCTATTCTTATATTTTTGCTTTCAAACAGCTTTTTCGCCTCTTCGTAGTGCTGCCTTGAGAGTACCTCAGTTGGTGCCATCATTGCAGCCATGTAGCCCTGCCTTACAAGCAGGTACATAGCAAAAAATGCGATCATGGTCTTGCCGCAGCCAACATCGCCCTGAATCAGTCGCTCCATACGCTTTGTTTGCATGTCTTCGCAAATCTCGCCACAGATGCGCCTTTGGGCAGACGTTGGTTCATAAGGCAACAGCGAAAAAAATTCACAAAGTGCACCGTCTGTATTAACTTTTATAAAGTCCTCACTTTTATTTTCACTGCTGACCTTATATAAAAAGGCATTAAATAGCATTAAGTCCTCAAATAAAAGCCTTCTTTTAGCTAGAGCAAGCATTTCCTTGTCTTTTGGAAAATGCACGTTGAAAAATGCCTCTTTACGCTTACTTAGCCCGTATTCTTTACGCGTTTTATCAGAAAACATATCGTCTTTAACTTCATATTTCTTAAGTGCGTTTAAAATAAGCTCACGCATCTTTTTTTGTGTCAGCCCTGCTGTCAACCGATATATCGGCAGTATATCAAATAAATTTTCGCTGTTTGATATTATCTCCGGATTATCTAATCTTATTTCAAAGTTAGTACGCTTGACTTTACCTAAAACGCATATCTTATCTCCAGTTTTAAACCTGTCTTTTAAATATGCCTGGTTAAAATAGTAAACATTGGCAAATGAAGATCCATCTGAAACTTTTAACTTAAGTATATTTAAGTTTTTGCGGATACGGTTTAAAGATACGTCTATTAAAGACGCATTAAGCAAAACCGTATCAGAATCTTTTAAAAAAAATATCGGCGTTTTTTGTTTTAAATCTGTATAATCTCTTGGCAAAAAATAAACGAGGTCTTCAACTGAAAAGATATTCAGTTTTTTTAAAAGCGTTATAGTCTTTGGCCCAATACCAGTTAGATTTAAAAGGTCTGGCATTTATATAACTCCTTTTGCTCTTTCGTTGCCTTTTAAAAAACCGGCTAAAATGCCGGTTTTTTAAAAATTTTATTCTACAGCAAATATGTACATATATACAGGCTGGCCGCCGCATTGCATATCGACATCGCAATCCGGGAACTTATCCTGTATCTCTTCTAAAAGCTCTTTTGCGTCATCTTCATTAACGTTTTCACCGAAGAATCCGGTTATCACACAATCATCTTCGTCTACCATTTGCGATAGCAGCTCTGTAGGTATACTGTCTAATTCCGGTTTATTGACGACGATCTTAGATTCAAATATGCCTATAAATTCATCCTTTTTTATATCCCGGCCGTTCATACCACTGTCTCTTATCGCCTGTGTAACGACGCCAGTTTTTACATTGCTTAAGGCCTTAGTCATCTTTTCTGCGTTCTCGTCAAGTTTTAATTCCGGATTAAACGCCATCATAGCACTTATTCCCTGCGGAATGGATTTTGACGGAACCACCTCAATATTTTTACCGGTCAGCGATTTTGCCTGTGTCGCGGCTAATATAATATTTTTATTATTAGGTAAAATAATAACGTTTTGCGACGGTACGCTATCTACTGCTGTTGCTATATCATGTGCGCTTGGATTCATGGTCTGGCCGCCTTCAACTAGTAAGTCTACACCTAGCTCCTTTAAAATAGCGCATATTCCCTCTCCGGCAGCAATAGAAACTACTGCTATGTCTTTTTGAGGGATTTCTTTTTCTTTTTTCTTGAAATCGCCTATTATTTCATTGTGCTGTTCTCTCATGTTGTCTATCTTGATCCCCGATAAGGACCCCAACTTAAGAGCTTCGTTCAATGCTTTATCCGGTTCATTCGTATGTACATGCACCTTAACCAGCATCAAATCCCCAACAACTAAGACGCAGTCCCCAATATTAGAAAGCTTTTCCCTGAAATCGTCTACATCTTTTAATTTAATTCCTTGTCTTAATTGTTTTATAAAAAATTCTGTGCAATATCCAAATTCTATTTCTGCATTACTGCTTTCGACAACTTCGTTATTCTGCGGAGCCATGCTTTCAAAGTCTATACTTATCTGGTTGCCGTTAAGAGCAGCTTTATAACCGCTATATATAATTAGCAAGCCCTTGCCGCCAGCATCTACAACTCCCGCCTCTTTTAAAACAGAAAGCATATCCGGTGTTTTTATAAGGGTCTTCTCCCCTTCTCTAAGCACATTGTCAAGCAGATTAAGGACACCTTCATCTTCGCTTTCAACAGCAGCGTCTGCCATGGAACGTGCTACCGTTAATATCGTGCCTTCCTTTGGCTTCATGACCGCCTTATACGCACATTCGACACCCAGCCTAAGACCGGCTGCAAAATCTGCTGTAGTCATATCGTTAAGCCCGGTACAGGCTTGCGTAAACCCTCTAAACAGCTGCGATAAAATAACACCTGAGTTCCCTCTTGCGCCTTTTAAAGAGCCTAAAGCCAGTGCCTGCGCGACGTTATGTACTGTAACGTCAGTTACACTGTTTATCTCCTTTACTGCAGACATCATTGTTAAAGTCATATTAGTTCCGGTGTCTCCGTCGGGCACAGGAAAGACATTCAATGAATTTAGTGCCTCTTTATTTTCTTCTAACAGAGAAGCTGCAGATAAAATCATATCCCGAAGCATCTCTCCGGTAATTTTATATTCTTCCAAACTATTTTTGCCCCCTTATAACCTTATGTCGCTTATAGTTACATCTAAATTAGCAACACTAAGGCCTGTAAGTTTTTCGACTTTATACTTAACAGTATCAACGACATTCTCTGCGACAGCAGGCATTGATACCCCATACTTAACGGCAATGTATAGATGAATCGATAAATTATTCCCGTCAACTGATACTTTTACGCCTTTGGACAAGTTTTCCCCTTTAAAAAGTTGCACAATACCGTCCATAGCAGTTTTTGAGGCCATACCAACTATACCGTAGCACTCCATCGCCGCCAACCCTGCAAGGTTAGCAAGAACTTCTTCCGAAAAGACAATACTACCTATCATATTTTTTACAGTAGCTCCCATTCATAGACCTCCCTTACTTGTTACAACTCATTTTCTTACAATTAGGAACCTATTTTATTACATTTTTAAAAAAACTTCAACTTTTTTTAAAATATTTATATTGACAATACTATTTCTATTCCCATTAAAGCAATAAAAATTCGGGGAAAAATAAATATTTGCTTGCATTAGTTTTTTATTTATGATACAATCCTAATGTTTAAAATACAACCGGGGGTGAAGAAAATGCCTAATATAAAATCTGCTAAAAAGCGTGTATTGACAATTGAGAAAAGAACGCTTAAAAACCGCGCCGTTAAAACCAATTTAAAGACAAGGCTTAAAAATTTTGACGTTGCTGTTAAGTCAGACGATCCAATTGCCAAAGAACTTTTGCGTGATACAGTAAGTGCTGTAGACAAAGCCGCAAAAAAAGGCGTTATACACAAAAACAAAGCTAACCGTAAAAAAAGCAGAATGGCCAAGGCTTTAAACAAAGCGCAAGCTTAAAGCCAAATTAAAACTTTAAAAACAGCTTTTCACCCTAAGCGGTTTTTAATTTGATTTTGAAAAAGCTCTTTTAAGTCACTTTCAGGGCTTTTTTGTTTTGCCAATAATTACTAGAAAACTTTGTATATCCGGCAGAGCGTTTCAAACGTTGATAAATCAAAAGACGCTTCGCCTTTTTTTTGTGAAACTTCTAAATCCGCAAGGCTGGTAAACGCATCTTTAATATCTCTGCTTGAAAAATTTTTTACATCTAAAAGCGCATTTTTCACTTCAAACTGTGATAGGCCCGTTAAAGAGACTATTCTTTCTGCACTGCAATCTAAGTTTAACAGGCTTTTCACCATATGAAGGGTCCTAAACTTAGCCGCTATTAAACCTATTATCGAAAAAGGGCTTCTTTCTTCATCTAAAATCTTATCAAAAAGCCTTTTCATATTTTTCATATCTTTTTTCATAAAATATCCGTGAAGCAAAAAAACTTCGTAGTCTACACCATAATTTACATACTTTTTTATATCTGCAACCTTTATCTTGTTTTTACCAACGATAAAACGCAGTTTTTCTATTTCACCAAGCACATTCAACAGGTCGCTGCCTACATATTCCACCAGGAGATGGGCTGCATCCCTGTCTATGTTTATTTCAGGATCCTTTGTAAGGTAGCTTACCGTTTCATACCCTTTTAGTTTCTTAAAGTGTTCTACTTTTCCGGCATTAAGAATTGCCTTCACCAATTTTTTTCGGGTGTCTGCGCTATATGTCAACTCAAATATAAGCACCGTGCTTATAGGTATCTTCGGCAGATATTCGCTTAACTTAGCGGCACCAGAAGTATCGCCTGAAAAACAGGGCGAATCCTTAACCAAGATGACCCTGGATTCATCCATTACAGGCAGTGTCTCACATGCGACTATGATGTCATTAGCGGGCGTTTTTTCATCTAATACCATATAGTTAAGTTCAGGTATGTTAAGCGGCACGCCATTAACCGCCGCTTTTACCGCTGCTTCTCTAAGAAAATTTTCCTGCCCATGAAAAAGATATACATTTTTGTTAACACTGTTTGCCATTTTGCCTACCTTACCGTTTCTACTCTTATTTTGTCGTCTATATAAAGCTCTACGCAGCCATTTTGTTCAGTTGTATAAATTTCGTCGCAGGCCTTTAAGAGCGAATTTAAAACACGCTCGCTCGGGTGCCCGTAGTTGTTCTTACCAACCGAAATAATCGCAGTTTCCGGTTTTACATATTTTAAAAACTCATCTGACGTGGAAGAAGCAGCCCCATGATGTGCTACAAACAATACGTCTATATCGCCGATTTCAGCCATTATATCTTCTTCGACTGCGCTGGGTATATCTCCCGGTACCAGTATACGATTCCCATTGTATTCAATAAGCAATACCAGCGAATTATAATTGGAATCGTCCTCATCGCTGTTTGAACCCGGGTTATATACGGTTATTTTTACTCCGTCGAAATATAGAGTATCTCCCTTACTTAGAGTGAGTATCTTATTCGTATTTTCTTCTATACTTATTTTAGGGGCATCGCATTCATTTGTATAGACAGTTTCTATCTTTCCTTCTTCCATAAGCTCTTTTATTCCGTAGGAATGGTCTGAATCGTCATGAGTTATTATACCTATATCTATTTCTCCCCTGCCCTGCAAATAATCTTCTAACAGGGTTAGATTATACTCACTGCCACCGTCTATCAGTATAGTTTTGTTATTAGGAGTCCTTATATACGTAGCGCTGCCTTGAGATACATCTATTGCCGCAATATATAATCCGCCATACGGTATCATGTAGCCTAAAACTATCACTAATAATAGCAAAAATAAAGCGTTACGCCAACTATTTTTTAATCTTTGTCTTTAAAGAAGTATTTAGACACTACGAGCATAAGCAAAAGCGCCAGTGCTATTGCCAAGATACCAAGGCTTGGAAAAGATATGTTTGCATAAGGCAGGTTTGAAATTGACAAAGCAATGTCGATTATCACATTTATTATAAAGCTACCAGCCGCCGCCGTTATAAACGCTATCGGGGCAAAAATAAGCCCCAATATAACGGATAGGAGTATAAATATAAGTGAGACAGCCACTAGCGGTATAACAAGCAAATTTCCTATCAGCGAATAAACAGCTATTGTACCCGTGAACCTGGCTGCAAATAAAGATACGCCAGATGAAGCGCCGATAGAAGCTGCTGCTAGGCTTAGCACCTTTTTCTTTTTAAAGCAGCGGTTTAAAAGATCCCCCACCGTTATTATTCCGAAAACTGCGGCAAAGGAAAGCTGAAATGACATTTTAAATATGCTCAGCGGGGACAAGACCAGTATAATCAAAAATGCAGTTGAAAAAACTATAAGCGTATCAGTTCTCTTATCTGTTAAGTTGAATATAAGGTAAACCGCCACCATAATAAACGCACGAACTGCGCTTGCCGGCGCACCGATTATCTCAACGAACAGATACAATATCAATATTTCTACTGCAAAGCTTATCTTTTTACCTACTTTTAAAAGCCCTAAAAGCCAAACCAAAATCGCGGCAAGAAACCCAATGTGCAACCCAGACACAGCAACTATATGTGATATTCCGGCCGTGCTGAATGAAGAAGTCACGTCATCGCTTATACTTGATGTATCGCCAAGCAGCATGCCCTTTGCTACCGGAGCGGCAGAAGCATCAAACGTAGAATCTATGACCATGGCAATAGATTTATTTATAGTTATAAAAACGTTTTTAAAAAAGTTTTTATCCTGCCCTGTCTTAGTAATCTCGTCTGCATTTGCACGAAAAGCTATTCCATCTGCCAAAAGGTATTTTTGTTCGTTATATCCATTCGGATTCCTCTCTTCATAGGTATACCTTATACTTGCTTTATCTGCATAAACCACGTCGCCGTATTCAAAGCCGGCGGGTGCCGTTAACAGCACTTTTCCTTCAAGCTGCTTGATTCCATCTTCCGCTGTTATGCTGACACCTTTTAAAACATACTTGCTGATTTCCCCTGTCACATATTCCGGATTTTCTGATATGGTTCCAGTTATTGATATGCTTTGCTCAGACGGTATGCTTTGGTTTACCGGTATCAGCGCTAAATTATAACAAAAAGCCCCCAGACTTACGGAGGCTAAAAGGATCCCTAATATAAACCATTTTTTAAACAGCATGTAAAGGAGTGCAGACACTAAAATGCCTAAAAATAAAATTACAAAAATGAAGGGCGTGTTTAATCTTACAGCATCCTCAACGGCTATGCCTATTGCGAAACACGGCAACGAGGCAATAAAAAATAAAGGGCGGGAATTAAAAATGGTGTTTCTTTCTGCCATTAGCCTTGTCCCCTACTATAAGGTTTTACCTAAATAACTATGCTTTTCATTTCCTGTGCTGTTTGGCTTTTTAAAAACACTTTGATAGCTTCATTCAGTACTTCCCTGGAGGAATTAAAAGCGCTCTGATGCGTCAGAATAAGTTTTTTGACGTTTGCTTGCTTAGCGACCATCGCGGCTTCTGTTATCGTCATATGAACCGTGTTTTGCGGCTTGTCCTTATGTTTAAAGTTGGCATCCAGCAGCGCTACTGAGGCGCCTTTAATAAAGCCGGCCAGTTTATCATTTAAACTTGTATCTCCTGAATAGGCAAATATTTTTTCACCGTCGTCAACTTTTATCGCATACGACGGGAACGGATGCGTCATCTTTAAAAAGGTTATTTCTGCTTTTCCGAGTTTAACCTTTAAATTTTCATTGATAGTTTCTATGTCGAAAGCTTCACGCGAAAACAGTTTAAATATATTTGAAGGTTCTTTCGGGGTAAAAAGCTTGATTTTTTTATCCTGCCCTAATTTTTTATTGATCGCGTTAACTGCATATCCAAATACAGGTATGTCTGACATATGGTCAAAATGAAGATGCGATAAGAATATGGCGTCTATATCAAACACATCTACGAAATGCATAAGTCTTGAGAAGGACCCAGCCCCCATATCAAGTACTATCTTTTTATCCGAAAATTCAAGCAAATAACAAGAACATGCCCCGCCCTCCGGAGGAAACGGGCCATATTTTCCTATAACTGTAAAATTCATATTATACCTTCATTAAAAACGGAAGTTTGCATAAGTATTTAACTGCCTTATAAAGCGGCAGAGAGACTACTAAATTGCCGGCAAACTGTACCATATTATATGGGAAAGAGGCAATAGCGACTGCCCATCCAAACATAAAATACTCATAAATGCCATATCCGGCTACCATTATCAATTCTGCAATAACTGCGGCAAACACATACATACCGAATTTTCCGCGCCTAGCTATCAGCGCAAACACAAATGCCATCAGTGCTTTGATTATCAATGTAGCTATTATATATTGTGACGCTCCGGCAAGTATATCTGCTAGTGCACTGCCAATACCGGCCACACATGCCCCGAATACTCCACCTAACATATAGGAAGAAATGATTATTACACAATCTCCTATGTTTATATAGGCTCCAGTTAAAGTCGGCAGTGGAACCGGAATACGAACCAGCCACGTGACTACAAATACTAATGCTGCCATAACTCCTGCAAGACAGATTTTACCCGTCTTATCCATTTTGTTAAAACATTCCATATCTAAACGCCCCAATCTATTGAAATTTTTTCTTATTTTTATTATATATAAAGGTCTTATAAAAAACAACGAGTTTTAGCTTATAAAACAAATTTCTTAGGTTTATATAGCGTACCCTTTTGTTTATTTTAGCATATATTATTACATAAAAGGCTAACGGGGGGATTATCATGGGTGGCATTGCAGGCATGCTTGACTTTGGTGCAAAAAACTTCCGCAACGATAAAGCGGTCAATATGTTAAACAGTTTCAATAACCGTATAGACGATGTGAGCGGCAGCGGAATTTACTGCATAAACAATGCGTGTCTTTGCGCTTCTTTTGCCAGAAGCGACAACATTTTCAATATAGGTCAACCGTTCTTTAAAACGCTTTGCGGTGAACTTTATTGTGTCGTTTTTGACGGGGTGATACTCAACTCAACTCAGATAAAATCTGAACTTATTGAACGCGGGCACATGATAAACAGCTCTAACCCTGCTGAACTTGCGCTTTGCGCATACATAGAATGGGGATACGACTGCCTTAAAAAATTAAACGGCTACTATGCCTTCGCCGTATATGAAGATACATACCAGAGGCTTTTTTTAGCCCGGGATACTTTTTGCCAACGGCCGCTTTATTTCACGTTGAAAGACAAGGCTATATACTTTTCATCAGAAATAGGCGTGCTTTTGTCTTCCGGCTTTAAGCCCGATATAAAGAAGCAAAATTTGCCTGCACTTTTTGCTCCTTCACCCAACTTGACTCCGTTCAGCGACATATACAGTTTGGGTGCGGGTGAATGTGCTATATATTCACCGCTTGGGTTTTATCTGCATAGCTTTGAGCCTTACATACACAATGTCAAAAGCTCCGATCAAAAGAGTTTTAAAGACATCTTCATAAATGCAGCCGATACCTCTCTTAGAGAAAAGGTAAGCCATTTTGAATTTTTTAGGCCCCTTTACTTAGGTGACACATGCGACGAGCTTTTAAACTCGCTTTGCCAAGACAAACGCTTTAAAGCTCCTATAGATAAAAAACAGTTTTTTAATGATGATTTTTCGCCGGATATGCTGCCTTTTCTCATAGATGAGGTGGTTAATATCGCGGAAACTCCCGTGCTTAATTTTAGGGACATTGCCATGCTCGGCCTAATAAAAAACTCCGAATATCCTCTGGTAACGAGCATTTCTAAGCTCGATGAAGATATAATGGCGGCTTATGAGAAAAAGACGTTTGATAATTTGATTTTGCTTACGCAGGAAAATGTTCTAAGAGAAATACTCTTAAATGAAACAGATCTGAAGTTAAAAGATGCGTTTTTAATCAGCGGATCAAAAGCAGAAAAAATAGCTTTAAGCCAAAAAGTGAAACTTATAACACCGCTTCTTACCGGGCATATTTCAAATATAATAAAAAATGCTTCTTCAGATTTACGGCTGGAGTTTAAAAAGCCTGATAAGAATATGTTAGATATAAAGACCGACATGACTCCGGTCTCCCAAAAATTGTCGCTCATGCTAAATGACATAGATGAAAGGACTCTTTTACTAATAGATAAAAATAAACTTGATAATTTAAAAAACGCACTTTTGAAAAACGAAAAATCCGCTCTAATAAGTGCGCTTAGAATTATTTCTTTAAACAGTTTTATCAAAAGTTTTAATGTAAATATCCATATATAATAAATATTTAATCACCTGATATCAGTCCGGGGTTTTCAAGCAGTGAATTAGATAAATTAATGGTTGCCACTGTATTTGAAACTGATTTTCCTTCAATCAAGAACCGGACTTTTTCAATACCTGTTTGTGCGGCAGTGCCTATTATGCTAAAAATAAGCAGCCTACCGTTTTGGTCAGACATTTCGCTTACCCTGTCGTAAAAATTCTGGCTTAAAGATATATAAGCTATATCATCGACTACGTAGGCATCTAAAATATCCTCTTCACTGACTCCACTCGGAAATACTGGCAGCACGCTTTGAGCTTCACCTGTTGCCGGGCCTTTTAAAAGTTCCTCAATGCGTGATTTTATATCATATAGCCTATTAGTATTAATGATCCTTTTAACCGGAACGAGCTCATCCTCTCCCGCCTTTTGCAAAAAGACGGTTATTTCGCTGCCGTGAGATGAAATAAAGTCCTTAGCTTTTATAATTTCGCTTTCAAACTGCCCTTGTGTAGAGATGATACGCATACCGTCGATCTTTGGTATATTTGCAGTAAGTGTAAGTACTAAACTAGCATAAAATGCGTTTATGGAGTCGCTGTCTTGATAGTTAAAGAATAACGGCATTTTGTCTAAAATAAGCGTTACTATGTTTTCGCCCTGTAAATCATCTATACTATAAGTCAAAAGCTTTATATCATCTGAGAATACGTCTGCACGGCTATTTTTTTCGTTTGAACCTTCTTGCAGAGCATCAAATAATGTGGTTATATAATCTTTATTCTCAACAGATATGTTTTTTACCTCAGGCAGGTACAAGCTATAGTCAGACGATGCAAAATATACGGCTACATTCTCCTCTGTTGCCGTATCAGTGCTGTCTGCCTTTAAACTGCTTTTTTCTATATACTCCTGTGCAATATTGTCTTTTGAAACAGCCCTTAACCCGAATATATTTTCTTCCTCTATCCGCCCATTCCAAAATACGTTTACATACGTTACATCAAGGAGGTTAATAAGTGTATTTACAATCGTGCACTCAAAATAGTACCTTTTTTCGTTTTCCGGTATCGATCCTGC
The sequence above is drawn from the Eubacteriales bacterium genome and encodes:
- a CDS encoding GerMN domain-containing protein yields the protein MKKILAWYILIAFLLTVFTACSQVKESIRPSNEITLPKINEEIAAKSSIVSKQVELKLYFLSLSQTSLVTENRTVTLSQDENVAKRTVSELILGSKEYGHTQIDVQGVSVQDVLVNKDIASVYLTAGSIPENEKRYYFECTIVNTLINLLDVTYVNVFWNGRIEEENIFGLRAVSKDNIAQEYIEKSSLKADSTDTATEENVAVYFASSDYSLYLPEVKNISVENKDYITTLFDALQEGSNEKNSRADVFSDDIKLLTYSIDDLQGENIVTLILDKMPLFFNYQDSDSINAFYASLVLTLTANIPKIDGMRIISTQGQFESEIIKAKDFISSHGSEITVFLQKAGEDELVPVKRIINTNRLYDIKSRIEELLKGPATGEAQSVLPVFPSGVSEEDILDAYVVDDIAYISLSQNFYDRVSEMSDQNGRLLIFSIIGTAAQTGIEKVRFLIEGKSVSNTVATINLSNSLLENPGLISGD